In Candidatus Cloacimonadota bacterium, the DNA window AATTGATATGTTCTTTCTCGAAGTTCTTTACTGATACTGTATTTCTTTTCAAGTTTCTTACTCATTCTCTTTTTTTTAGATTTTTAGTATTTTAGATTTTTAGCATTTTAGTTTTTTTTAGTCATTTAGTTTTTTCAATATATGAGTAACCGAAGAAGCACCCGATCCGCCCATATTTTGAGCTAAACCGATTTTCGCATTCTTGATCTGTCTCTCACCCGATTTTCCGGTCAATTGTTCATAGATTTCAACGACTTGTGCAACTCCTGTCGCACCAACAGGATGACCTTTGGATTTCAAACCACCGGAAGTATTGATCGGTATTTTTCCAGTTAGTGCTGTATGACCTTGTTCGGTGAATTTTCCGCCATTTCCTTTTTCAGTAAAACCGAGTTCTTCGAGAATACAGATCTCCGCAATAGTAAAGCAATCATGAACTTCTGCCAGATCGATATCGGAAGGTTTTAATCCTGCCATTTTAAAGGCTCGTTCTCCCGAAACTTTAACTGCATTTAAAGTTGTAATGTCTTCTCGCTGATCTAAAGCTAATGAATCTGTTGCTGCTCCGGAACCGATTATTTTGATCATCGGTCTCTTTAATTTTTTTGCAACTTCTTCAGAAGCTAAAATGACGCAAGCACCACCATCAGAAACCGGAGAACTATCCATAACTGTCAACGGATCAGCAACCAGAACAGCATTCTTAACTTGCTCAAGATTCACTTTTCGTTGAAATTGAGCATTTGGATTCATTGAACCGTTGAAATGATTTTTCACAGATACTTGAGCGAGTTGATCTCTGGTTGTTCCGAATTTGTGCATGTGAGCACGGGCTATCATTGCATATAATCCCGGAAAAGTAATACCATGAAAACATTCATATTCCTGATCAGCTGCTGTTGAAAGAGCATAAGTTACATCTGCTCCGTCATTCATTTTCTCAACTCCACCAGCAAGAACAATATCTGAATTTCCGGATGCAATATCGAGGAATCCCATTCTCACAGCCATTCCCCCGGAACAACAAGCAGATTCAAGTCGAACTGCCGGAATTGGAGCAACTCCCAGATAATCTGCCATTAATGCACTAACATGTTCCTGCCCTACAAAAAGACCTGATGTCATGGTTCCGACATACATTGAATCCAGATGATCGACTCCAGCATCTTTGATCGCTTTTAATCCTGCTTCTACAAATAGATCGCGAAAAGATGATTCCCAGATTTCACCGAATTTCGTCATTCCACAACCAATTACATATACATCTCTCATTTAATTTCCTCCTAAAAATTTTTACCGCAAAGTCACGAAGGCATAAAGGAAGAAGAATTTATTGTTTAAAACCTTCTTTGAACATCCGTGCTTTGTTTTCATAATTTCCAATATCCGCCGCAAAGTCGCAAAGAAAAAAGATTTATAAATCTGTTGATTAACCTGAAATAGAGTTTATGCTTGTATGACGATTTAAGGAGTTCAAAATTTAATCTCCAAATCTCTAAATCAATAAATCAGCAAATTCATTTCTCTTTGTGTTTTCTTTGTGTCTTTGTGCCTTGGTGGTTTACTCGTTCATGATGATCTTTTCCCGGAATTTTGCATATTGTCCATAATCGAGATAGATCGGATTATCTGTTAGTCTTTCCCGAACCTTTTCAGCTTTATCCTGGACAGCAACGATTTTATCTGTCGCTTTAAAAATAAAAGCATCACTTCCGGCACCTGAACCAAATGAAACCATAAAGATCAAATCTCCGGATTCGGCTACATCGAGAGTTGCGGATAGACCTGTCGGTGATGAACCGGAATAAGTATTTCCCATTAGATTTACAACCCAACCGGGTTTCATCTGCTCATCTGTAAAACCGAGTTTCTTCCCAACAGTTAAGGGAAATTTTCCATTAGGCATGTGGAAAATCGCATATTTAAAATCTGAAGGTTTGTATCCGCTTTTTTTTAAAATGGCGTTTGCTGCTCCCTGAACATGCTTGAAATATGCAGGTTCCCCCGTAAATCTTCCTCCATGATGAGGATAGAAAGCACCTTCTCGTCGCCAGAAATCCGGTGTGTCTGTCGTGTAAGAATGAGTGAATAACAATTCAGCGAGAATTTCTTCCTTTCCGAAAATAAATGCCGAACCTCCTGCTGAAGCAGAAAACTCCAATGCATCTGCTGGCGCTCCTTGCGATGTATCTGCTCCGATCGCCATTGCATATTTTACTTCTCCTGCCTTAACTAAAGCTTGAGCAATGAACATCCCTTCCGAACCTGCTTTACACGCAAATTCAAGATCAGCAGTGTGAAAATCAGGAACAATGCCAAGTGCTTCTCCGACAGTTGCTCCGGATGGTTTAACTGCATAAGGATGTGATTCGGAACCGATATAAAGCGCCCCGATTTCCTGTGGATCGATATTGCAGCGTTTGAGAGCATTTTTCGCTGCTGCCACCGA includes these proteins:
- a CDS encoding hydroxymethylglutaryl-CoA synthase, translating into MVGIIGYGSYIPKYRIKAEQIAHQWGKDAVSIKRGLMLQEKSVPGLDEDTITISVAAAKNALKRCNIDPQEIGALYIGSESHPYAVKPSGATVGEALGIVPDFHTADLEFACKAGSEGMFIAQALVKAGEVKYAMAIGADTSQGAPADALEFSASAGGSAFIFGKEEILAELLFTHSYTTDTPDFWRREGAFYPHHGGRFTGEPAYFKHVQGAANAILKKSGYKPSDFKYAIFHMPNGKFPLTVGKKLGFTDEQMKPGWVVNLMGNTYSGSSPTGLSATLDVAESGDLIFMVSFGSGAGSDAFIFKATDKIVAVQDKAEKVRERLTDNPIYLDYGQYAKFREKIIMNE
- a CDS encoding thiolase domain-containing protein, with translation MRDVYVIGCGMTKFGEIWESSFRDLFVEAGLKAIKDAGVDHLDSMYVGTMTSGLFVGQEHVSALMADYLGVAPIPAVRLESACCSGGMAVRMGFLDIASGNSDIVLAGGVEKMNDGADVTYALSTAADQEYECFHGITFPGLYAMIARAHMHKFGTTRDQLAQVSVKNHFNGSMNPNAQFQRKVNLEQVKNAVLVADPLTVMDSSPVSDGGACVILASEEVAKKLKRPMIKIIGSGAATDSLALDQREDITTLNAVKVSGERAFKMAGLKPSDIDLAEVHDCFTIAEICILEELGFTEKGNGGKFTEQGHTALTGKIPINTSGGLKSKGHPVGATGVAQVVEIYEQLTGKSGERQIKNAKIGLAQNMGGSGASSVTHILKKLND